The Candidatus Aegiribacteria sp. genome includes the window GAAGGAACTGCAGGAACTGCTTAAGATTTTCGCGGAAGGTCACAATATCATCTTTGCTGCGTCAACGCCTTCTCTCACAATAGTCAAGCAGGATCCTAAAGATAACATGTTCATTGAATGCGCTGTTGCCCTCAAGTGCTCTCACATAATTTCAGGGGATAAGCATCTTAAATCAATTGAAAATTACATGGGCATCAAAATAGTCAGCCCAAAAGACTTTCTGGAACAATTTCACAGTTCCTGTAACAAATAGTATCTACTGTTAATCAATTCGGAAACATTCTGAAGACAGATTCTGCTATTGCTCCTGAG containing:
- a CDS encoding putative toxin-antitoxin system toxin component, PIN family — translated: MTRVVVDTNVFISSFFGGNPKEIINLWKTGSITLCVSKDIINEYIEVLNRLGLKDEKELQELLKIFAEGHNIIFAASTPSLTIVKQDPKDNMFIECAVALKCSHIISGDKHLKSIENYMGIKIVSPKDFLEQFHSSCNK